The DNA window GCCATCAATACTCACTCTTCTCTTATCAGTCGCGCGTGTTGACACGTTAGAAGTACCCTTGCTAGCAATTTCTCCAGTGATTCCTGGCCCTGTTAAATCTTTGTATTCATCAAGTTCATCAAATGGAGTCCATGAACGGTTTTTTCTTCTAATGACCGGAGAATTTGGAGTCGTCGCCTGAGCTGCTAATTATGTCCGAGAAAACTTTGGAGTTACTTGATGATGTTGTGTTGTGTGACCGAAAGCTTAGAGAAGTTTCTAGCAGTGGTGATCCTTTAAGAATGTATTCATGGCCATGACAAGGTTGTACATAGTCAGTTTCGGACAAGTCCTGCCACACAAATCCATTTTTGTacctcctaattttttttaaataaaaaaaatcagcacaAACATACATTATTGCTGGAAAATGACGGAATCAAGAGAACTGATAGTGTGAAACATCAACATAGttgttttcttagttttctTAGAATTAAAAAACTGAGAGTATCTGAAAGAATGATCATTTTACCTTTTAGATGACCAGGAATACATGTTAGCCATGCCCCGACCTCGGAGATGGTTTAGCCTATCTATCACATCTGAAAAAATAGGGCTGAAATTAATTCATACAGCAGACACACATAGCAGTAGTACTATATTCAACATTATTGTGCTAATGGGATCTTGAGCTtgcaaatttaaagaaaaaaattcacaaaaaaatatgtttttctctTAATGTAGGTACTACCTTTGAGTTGAAGTCCTTGGGGAGACGAGAGAGGGACTTCCATGAAATGAGGATGCTCAAATTGGCCATTCCGTGTGAGGTAGTAAACAACACCTACTTTCTGCTCGGATTTTGATTTTGGTAGGTTTAACATCTTGGTTCTTTCTGGATTGGTTTCTCTGTCTTGATATTTCGTTGGCATCAGTAACTCTCTTCTATCTGCGGCATTGGTAGCCATTACAGGTACAAAGAGAAGCAACTCTACCAGTTGAAAGGTTTAGGCACCAACAGAATTTGATGTAAGATGGAGACGAGTTATTGATCAGTATATAGTATTCAGTGATCTTGACTTTTGAATAGTGGAGGTCTTGGAAATTTTGGGCAGGCAAAGAAAGATGTACAAGTCTTTGCTTCAATAGAGGGAACAGCTTAGAGGAAAGATGGAAGTTTGAGTATCTCGAAGGGCTTGGAATTTTGGATAGAGAAAGGAGACAACTGCTAGCAACAGAGATGGGAATAACAAATAGAAGATGCATCAACCTTCAATGCTGTTCGATTATTTTGTAGATTGAGGGCAGTGAATAGACGCCACTAGAATCAGGGTTAAATTCTGTGGATAAAAATGGGTAATGGTCATTAAATTTAGGGCCACGAGTTAAAATGTTTCCCAAGCACATTATCCCTTACAATCTGCTCACGGACCAAATTGAAGGTTAAGACAAAATCCCCATTTTCGACAAACACAAAGTCAAACCTAGCCGTGAAACATGAAATGTAATTTGGGGCACAAAATTTGACAGTTAAACAACATTTCCAAACACGAAAGTCTTGACCTGTGGAGGCGACTGTAGAATCTGCTAGCTCCAAGCAAGAAATATACCCTGACTTGCAAGTCACTCTTACCTCAGTCTCACAGCTGTTTTATTATATCTACAGTTCATCCCAAGTAGTTGATGGTCCTTACAGACCTGATTCTAGTTCAACATCTGGATGCTCCAACCATTTTGGTGGGATTTAGGACGCCAAACGGGCAGGAGGCAGGGTGCTGCAGGTCACTCCTGTTGAGCTTGAATGCGCAAACAATGATTGTATCGGGTTTACAGATGGGCATAATGGAAGGCCTGCGTTCAGagaccagaaaaaaaaaacacaatttacgTCTGTCTGCAGTTTCAAACACGAGACACAGAACTGCTCACATGTATTAACAAAATCAACCTCCGGGGTATTAGGGATCGTGCTGGAGTTTCTGATGCTTCCTGCCACAGCAATATTAAGGGTCTGTGCTATTCCTCTTGAACCAGGTCACATTCAACTATTTCCTACCTTTCAGGAAGTCAGAAACAGAGAAAGGACTTCCAATGCCGCGCTGAAATGAGCAACGGAATTTGATATTGAATTTTAACGAAAAAACATTGAGTAATACAGGGCATCAATTCGACTGATTTAACAGATGAACTAGGAATACAAAAATGTAACAGCTAGCATCTATGACCGATCCAAACTGATGAGACATCAAAGAGttccaacaaatttttttaaaaaaaaattagtaaaactCTTTGCCTAGCTGAAataaataagaggaaaaaaaacaaattaaaaaaaaaaggaaagaatccCACTTATTTAGCTTGTATTGGAATCTGTTGGATCAGCAGTTAGCTTCTTTGGGCAAGCCGTAGAAATATGCCCCTTTTCACCACACTCATAAGCAGGTCCTCTCTTTAATCTTACCACTGCTAGTGCTTGGCACACCGTTATTAAACTTCATCACTTGTAATCATAGGTGGAGCAGTTGATTGAATTTTTGCTTCTTCAACTATTTGGTTTTGGTTTCCCTGGAGTTTTCCTCCCTTCTTAGGAACCGCACAACTTATCTTGATGGGTCTCCCGCAGACAATCCGCTGGTCCAACTTTAGCGCCTTCATCAGTGAGTTATTGTCAGAAATCACATGCGCCATACCACGGAATTCCCTGTTTCCTTTGTCCGTACCAAAACGTATAGATGATAATTTTGCAATCTGAGAAAAATTTCTTCAGGTCATCTTCAGTTATATCCCAAGACAAATTTCCAACATAGATCCTGTTGTAACCCTCCACAATTCCTGGTGCAAAATTGGTTCCATTGTTGCTTTAGTTGTCTTGTAAGGCTGAATTTTCAGATAAAACCCGCCCCTGAAAGTATTACAAATTTCATGAGCATGATGATAGGAATGTGTGAATACTGATAATGGAAAGCTAAGTAGCATTGTATCTACAAGTTACTCACATGTCAGATCCATCAAGATCCAAGGCTCGTTTGGCAGCAGCTTCAGTCTGCAAGGAAGAATTGCAGTAGAATCAATAAAGGAAACCAAGTTAGTTCAGGAGAAAAGTTTCAAATTTTCGAAGTTGAAAATATTGGAACTTCATTTCAGTACATCTAAACATGGGTGCCTTTCCTAGAATCAGCCTTCAGCCTAATCAAAGGATTGTCTTAGCATTgctctaattccatccatattTCATCTTTATGACTTCCTTCACAGTAACCCACCATTTCCTAttgttttaagaagaaaaattccTGTAATTTGGCCAGAGACTACAATTAACCGGACAAAATTTGTGGTTCACTGTGATTGTTTAGTTTATTAGGAAACAGGTTAGCCAGTCATCGAAATTTCAGATTCCTTAGCTTGTAAAAGCGCAGAAGAGAGCAAAAAGTATTCAAGGAATGACATTGTTGAATTGTTGGTCAAATTTAGTTAACATTAAAATGTATTATGAAATAGATAACCAGGCTGAAGTAAGtgttatttaaatttagatGATTGTAGATACCTTGAAACTAATGATGGCAATTCCCCTAAACTTCCCACTGTCAGGAAATGTCATACAATCAACTTCGGTTATGGTACCACAGCCTTCGAAGAAACTACGAATGTCATCCTCAGTTGAATAGTACGGAATGCCTCCGACATAAACTCTGTCAGCAATATCCTCACTTATTTTACTGCAAAAGCATTAGACATATAAACGAAACAGAATTAGCATTCAAAACAACCATCATGTTGGTAGATAGAGAGTGTAATCCAATGTAAAATAGCACCATTAGTTTATCCTGTTCTAATACAACAGCCTAATTTTCAAACcccaaactaaaaaattatccaaactATTGATCAATTGCATTACCAAACCATTATGAATAccataatcaaagaaaaacataaaagcctgattttgaagaaaatggGCACCAATAATCAAACACAAAGCAGAATAACAACCCGATTTAAATACAGGAATGCTTCAAAATATTACCTGTCTCCGGCCACTTTTGCTGCCTCTACACCTTCTGCCTCACCAACCTGCCTTCTCCTCCTCAGTTTTTGCCTTCGTCTTTTCTTagtcttctctcttctcttcttcttcttttcggCCATTCTTTGCCTCTTCACTTCTACATCTTCCTCTAAACCCTTCTTTTCACTCCTCTCCCTCCTCcctctttctcttcctcttcttcgtCTTTATCTTCTTTTCACTACTTTCACCATCACCGTCCTCAACACTAACAAACCCCCCTTCCTTATGTCTTCAACTTTCCCTTGTCCTCTTCACCATTATCACCAACTTGGGCTCTTGTTTTCAACTACAATCCTTGTAACGATTgagtctttcttttttctctctctttgacAATCTTTGTCTCTGTTTTTGCTGCCTCTAGAAGCTCTTGAAGCTGCGAGTTCGACTCTGGTTTCCTAAAGATCCGTTTTGCTATCTCGTGCGGGTCCATTAGACACTTTCTACTAAGCCTCAGCCTTCACAGTTCTCAGTTCTTGCTTTAGCTTCCTTGTTTGATAACACCATTGTTGTTCGCTTTGAACCCAAAAACCCTAATTGAGGGCTTATAGTTTTATCTGTTTAACCGTGACCGTTAAAAGCAAAAACTAAACGACGCCTCGAGTAGTCGTTCTACTTCGTAAATTTGGTTGAAGGAAATAACTGACCCGTTAAATCAAATCCTGCTGATTTCGGTTGAAAGGAAAAATACCCATCCTTCATTCATAAATAGTTTCGATTAAAGGAGATAGTTTGTTattatgttgttttaaaaattggATTTTAATATCGCTCTAGTTTACTTAGAAGGCAATTAATCATGATTTCACTTCTTagtaattataaatattttttcactaCAATATAGAGATGAATAAAGGTCTGTGTATGATTTTAGCCGAAtacaaaaaaacccttaaaagaagcttatttttcaaagtacATAAAAACGACTATCGTTATCTAATCTAATGGacgaatataaattaaaatatgaaagaaaaaataaaaatctctcgcaagcatattttcattaatGTGAAATAAAggccaaaaataaaacaattaaatagttGTCCAACAAATGTAACTGAGCACTTAGTTGTTACAGAAGAgggccatttttttttatttaatttgtcacCCTAAAATCTAAATTGTTAGTgtctggttttttaaaattgagtttcaatttaacattttatattaataatttaaataaagaaaaaatttaaactatatttatattaataaaaaaattgatacggCAAGCCTATAATCAAGAATTCTCagaaataatgtaaaaaatctataatacatcaaaatgtaACTGTAAATCTTGACTTTTGATTTAAGGAATATTAAATCAtagtaaaaattatttccaatcaaatatattactatttttattattaaaaaaaaaaattaaaaactaaaaataaattttttaaaatactgtcCAATATAATCTTGTACATTGTCGCTTTTTTCCCCGTCAAaacacttcttttttttctttcctgccTTAGCTCTAATCAATCTTTACCCCTCCACTGGATAAAAAGCGTCATTTGAATCGTTAAAAAACTGTACCACTCATTTACATAATTAGAAagtataatgattattttttttaaataattttttaatttacaaatatataaataaatattttaagtatttttttgaccatataatatattaaaaataatattttttattttaaaaaaaatattttttaataaataatagtatattcaaaatattgattagaacaatataaaaaaattaattaaattaatattaaatataataattaaaaattttaaattattttaaaaaaatatttttaaatattatatataaaaaagaagtgaTATATAAATGAGACAGACCTGGTGCAAAACGCCAGGGAATTGATCTACAAGTTTGGTTGACATTGCTTATAAACATCCTAAGTGTATTTGTCAACATGATTTAACCTAGCCTTCGGTTAAATTAAATGGCTGATTCAATAGACTAATGGGGGGGGCAATTCCATAAACATATCGCGCAGAGTGAAGATCCAAAGCTAGAGAGAAGTCAAAAATAAACCCTTACGATTATACCAGTAACATCCCTTCTGTCCATGACCAAAAAAACCCAGTCCAGTTCTCAGTTGATTGGTGTGCTTTGTATTAAATAGAAATGTTGCctaattgattttataaacaCTCTTTCGAGCGCAAACTAGATACAGGAAAAGAAGGGAGAAAATTCACACGAGTAGAGGCCCAATGTTGCCCTAAATTGAAGTTTTGAACATGAGCTTGAAGCCTCGATGGTGTAGATAAATGTGTGGTGCACACGCACGTACTGACTCTTTTCCATGTTCTCTAGTCTACGTTTTGATTACTCAGAATAGTATAAGGGTTTCTCTAATTGGTTGATTTATCCCAGGTAAGCTATCGAGTGACGGGTTGCTGTTCGAAGTCATGTCTGCAAGTGACACAGTGCATTGTTGTATGCATGATTGTGCTCGAAGTCTGTAATTCATTTTTGACTTCTGCGTATGGTGATATATTTCGATCATGTGGAGGAGAGGAAAGAAATGTTATATCATTTCTGTCCAAACAAATGAACAATATGCAGCATAATTGCATCTTAATTATGAAATCCAAAAGTTATCAGGGCAATTCAATTAATGTTGTCTGTGTCTTGATTCCGCCTCCTTGATGAGGCGCTATTGGGCTTCTCCGTCGTGAAaactagctaaataaaaaaattaaaaaaaatatatttcacaacATAATTTTAAGGGGATGTAGCTACtgtagattttagatttgttcttCAAATATATCAACTCgagttttattaaaattttaaaatcattaatttatagTTTAACTTCATAATTTCAGGATTAGTCTGCCAGACTATCTAGAttccaaaaattatatattacttACACACAAATCTGACGTAACGTATACGTGTAAAACAGTCAAAAAGAGTAAAGGTTCGCATTTTGAGCCCCCTCGCGTGAAAAAACAAGGATCGAGCCTGTCTTTTAAGTCCATCTACAAGCCCATCCgttgttaataaattaagcAGTAAACAACATTATGTATAAACATTGTCAGTGGAAAGCAAACCCACAGCATGtcattttgtgatttttttcgtTAAGTGGAGGCCTCAGGGACCCATTGATCCACACAAACCCAGAATATTAATTgttaatgtaattatatatacacaaaaaCCTGAGAGAATAGTGTTTATTATGAGATAtcaccttttaaaataattcatcattagtatttttttatctttttttatttacatctattgttttttctcttattttcttcttcatatttgattttattaaaaaattaaaactttctaatttatttcaatttattattttaatttatcactGAGCTTACGAATTTAGACAAAAGGTTTAAGtccaaattctttttctttttattttttgtgtggtattttactatttaaatttAACCTTTATCcgttttaaagttttattattaagaaatattaaacTTCATGGtttgttttgagtttgtttttatataaagttatatttattCTCTATAACCGAAAATTAACAAGTTTTTAGTGGTTTATAAAAAAGGTAGAACCccaaagttattttaatttttgatttttttcttaattttatactttaacAATTTAGTTATTGGAAAATTGGGGAttccatattttattttaattttatcttgtcAAGTTTAACCCCTCGGTTATTATTTCATACcaatttttttgtggttttgtttttcttaattaaaagttTCAATTCGCAGtcccttcaatattaaattgatgaaaattacagcttcatatttattttaatttattttatagtggTATTAATCATAGTCTTATGATCTGAGTCGTGTGTTTAATGAGTTAACTGGGTTTGCATTTGATttcatttgtttaaaaattttttagaaatgatatttttcttatttttaaccTTTAACATTGAAATTTACTAGGAAATTGACTTcataatatgttttgatttattttatattaatttatcatgGTTTTATGACTTGAATcgtgaattttaaaaactaaacttggattgatttaagatattgtttcaattttattttttaaaaagatatatcttaaattttttcgagtcaaattatattttatcgaTTACCATTTATGGTCGCATATGAAACAATTTAcaacaaagtttaattttattattattaaaaaaaacatgataacatttaaatagttattttgatgctaaaagatattaatgaaGTTAGTGTTAAATGGTCTATATCTACCACTGAATtgcctttcctttccttttgtttttccttttatggCGTGAATCCGGCTCCatagcccccccccccctccccagCGATGAACGAATCCGCCATGTATTTGGACAATTTCCTCCGTCAACTCTCCAGCGAaaatctctctcttcttctatgGTGTTGAATCAGCCTCATTGTTGTTTCCTTGTTAAAATGATGACTTACCAATTAATTCTGCTATTCGTATGGAAAGAAGCACAGACAATTAGCCATTTACAGCTTCAAGATCTTCGGGAAACGATATTTCAACCATTTAATTTAGATCTCGAAGTAATTAGCCATTTTTCACTAATGCTGCTATAAAGGGTTAGGGATTTGCCATCACACATCCGCACTTCTAATTTCTTGGTGGTAGAAGGaggaaagaaaacaatgaaTTCCCTTGCCTGGCTTCCCCTTTTCCTTCTAGTCAATTTCTTGCATCAACCTACCACGTTGGTAGGGGCTGATCTTATACAAGAAACTTGCCAGAAAACCAGGTACCCTGCTCTTTGCGTGAAAACCCTAAAGTCAAACCCACTAAGCTCTACTGCTGATGTCAAGGGACTTGTTCATATAATGCTAGAAGCTAACTTGGCAAATAGTAAACGTACTTCGGCCACAGTAAGCAAACTGCTTAAAGCGTCTGGGGATAAAGCCTTGAAGAAATGCCTCGACGTGTGCGCAGAGTGTACGGACAATTGTTGCCACTGATGATTTTCCTACTGCAATACAAAGTTTAGAGAAAAATGATCTTGGCACCGCAAAAATTCATGTAAGCAATGCTTTTGATGCTCCAGGGAACTGTAGAGACACATTTTCGGAAGTTCCAGGCGCTCAAGCAACACCCGATTTAACCAAGCTGAATGATTATTTTGAGCAGCTGTCTGTAACAGCTCTCATAATGTTAAACAATCTCGGTTGATGCAACCTTTTTGCCAATTAAACAATCTCGGTTGATGCAACCTTTTTTCCAATAATACAATGTTCCATGCAGGGCCACCGAGCCCTAGATTCAGAATAATTTCACTTTGTCTTTAGGTCAAATATTGCTCTGGTTCATGTTCATGTTCATTAAACGCGTCACATTGATATTTAGCAATATTAATCGtgaattttcttcaattaattaCTTTCTTGCTCTGGGGCTTCGGTTCGTATCCATGTCTGAAATAGACACGGCCTCTCTATTTCTCACATTGCCACTATTGACTGGAAAAATAAGGACTGTCTCTCTAGATCAGGTCTATCATGTTATAATAAGTgacattaatttttcttgtttaaatgaacatgaacaagaaaaaactcgtaacaatatatatatatatatatatattgaaagaaaTGCTGAAGGTTACAGAGGctgaaaaccaaaaagaaagaaaggaaataaagaacaaaacgtTTTGGCTGCTTAATCTGCAGTACAAGCTTTTCTATATATTTCATTTGTCTCGTTAATTACACATGAAGAAGCAGAAGGAATATATATACAGGTATCAGGCTGACTCATTAGCCTTTCCATGCAGAAGGAATTTGTGCCCACGCACAGTAGCATGGGTAACAGATTTTGTTATAACAATAAAGGAAAGCATAAACTACCTATAGCTGTAAAATGAAATAACTGATTGTAGctgtaaaatgaaaaagattactaatcatcccttttctttttagcaaCATTACATCCTCCTCCTCGTTCTTTAACAGCCCCCGCAAGATGGAGCATAGTAGTTGACAATGCCATCTTGACATATGAGAAGATAATAGATATGCAGGCAAGGCTTTTGTAAACACATCTGCCAGTTGACATTTTGTAGACACATAGGCAGTTTGGAGGACACCGGCTTGGATGTTGTCACGAATAAGGTGACAATCTAAACTCAATATGGCTTGGTGCGTTCGTGAAAAAAGGATTCGAAGCAATGTGTAATGCAGCTTGGTTGTCACAATGCAGCACAGCGGGGTGAGGATGAGAAATATGAAGCTCTGTTAGAAGGAAACGCAGCCAAGTAATTTTCAGAGCTAAGTGATGGCCATTGGCACGACACTCAGCTTCTGCTGACGAGCGAGAGACCACGGATTGCTTCTTGGATTTCCAAGAGTATTAAAGAGGAAACCAAGGAAGATGCAGAAAACCAGAGACATAACGTCTAGTATCAGGACAAGATGCCCAATCGGAATCACAATATGCTGTGATATCCAGATTATTtgctgaagaaaagaaaagacccTGGCCTGGAGCCCCTTTGATGTATTTCAGGATTTTGAAAGCTGCAGCTAAGTGAAAATCAGTAGGATGATCCATGAACTGGCTGAGAATTTGGACACTATAAGAAATGTCTGGCCTCGTGATGGTTAAGTATAGAAGTTTTCCAACCAGCTGCCTGTAATATGTAGCATTAGATATAGGATTGCCCTCCTCTTTACTGAGCTTCAAGTTCTGATCCATAGGAAGCTTAGAAGGTCGAGACCCGAGAGTGCCAAAGTCAGCAAGAATATCTAAAGCATATTTTCTTTGACAAATCTGTATGCCTTGTGAATTGCGGGCAATTTCAAGTCCTAGAAAATACCGTAATTGGCCCAAgtctttgattttgaattgcttGTTGAGAAAGACTTTAAGATCTTTAACAACAGCAGGAGAGTTACTGGCAACAATAATATCATCGACATATACTAGTAAGACTGTAAATGATCGACTGTCTTGCTTGATGAACAAACTATAATCTGCCTTGGACTgataaaaaccgaactgaaGTAGAGAGGTAGAAAATTTTGAGTACCATTGGCGTGAGGCCTGCTTTAACCCGTAAAGACTTTAAGCAATCTACAAACTTGATGAGGATGACCATGAGTGTATCCAGGAGGACGTTTCATGTAGATTTCTTCCTGTAAATCGCCATGAAGGAAGGCGTTGTTGACATCAAACTGATACAAGCCCCAACCTTTCACAAGCTGCTATGGCGAGGAGGCAACGTACTGTAACAAGTTTAGCAACAGGAGAGAAAGTTTCGTGATAGTCAATACCTTCTTCTTGAGTGTAACCCTTGGCCACTAACCTTGCCTTATACCTTTCAATGCTGCCATCAgaattgtatttgatttatAGACATATTTGCAGGCAATAGGTCTCTTGCCAATAGGCAGATCAGTCATGATCCATGTTTGGTTATCCTCCAGAGCTTTCAATTCATCTTTCATGGCCATGCACCAATGAGGATCATTAACAGCTTGAGCATAGGTTTTGTGGCTCGGTGTGAGAAGAAATTGAAGCAGAGAATGCTTGAAAAGGTAAGGAGAATTTACTGTATGCAAGATATTTACTCAAAGGAAACTGCGTTACCTGAAGGAGCCTCAGTTGTGGTGTCTTGGATTGGATTGGATGAATTGAAGGAAGCCAGTTGACAATGAAAATCCTGCAAGTATTTGGGAGCCTGTTTTCGGTCTATCAGATTTGCGAACAGGAAGGTGAGATGGAGAAGTATGTGAAATGGGAGGTGAAGAGGAATCAATATCTAAGGATTGTGAGTCAGGTGAAAATAGTTGGGGTTGAAGATAAGTTTGTGGAAGTGGAAGGTGAAGGAGAAGTGTCAGGAATAGAATTTGGCAAAGGTTCTAAAATGGAAAAAGAACTAGGAACAGAAAACTGAGGTGAAGTAAATCAGAGGAGGCAGAGTATCAGAATGGAGAGAGTTGGGAATAGGTAGGTTGAAAGGAAAAATTTGTTCGTGAAAAACCACATCTCTAGATAAAAGAATTTCACGTGTTTCCAAATCTATCAATTTATAGCCTTTGACCCCAAAAGGataaccaagaaaaacacaCTTTCTAGCCCGAGAATCAAATTTCTTTCTGCCCTGACCTATAGTAGTTGCAAAGCAAAGGCAGCCAAAGACCCGTAGGTGGTGATATGTGGGACTAGTGTGAAAAACTGCCTCATAAGGTGTTTGATTGTGTATTAGAGGAGTAGGAATACGTTGATAATGTATGTGGGCAGTGAGGACACAATCATTCCAGAACTCAAGAGGTAAACCAGCTTGGAATCTAAGAGCTCTAGCGATATTTaggatatgttgatattttctttcaacTATGCCATTCTGCTGGGGAGTTTCTACACAGGTTCTTTGGTGAATGATGTCATTTGTATGGAAAAAATCTTGCATGTGGAATTCGGCCCCATTGTCACTTCTTAGATACTTAACTTTAGCTCCAAATTGAGTGTGAATAAGATTGCAAAAGGATTCTATAAATTTACGTGTGTCTGACTTATGGCTGAGCAAATAGACCCAGGTACTACGAGACAAGTCATCAACAATGGTTAAGAAGTATTTACTCCCGTCATAAGCTTCAACAGAACATGGTCCCCATAGATCACAATGTATAAGTTCAAAATTGGAAGAAGATTGATGCAGGCTGAGATTAAAGGGGAGTCTATGCTGTTTTGCCAATGGACAAATTGAACAAGGAGCTGTATTAATAGTAGAACGTGGAGTTTTGATTACAACAGGATCTTTAATTAACTGTAATTTGGAATTGGAGATATGGCCAAGGCGATAATGCCATAGATCAAAAGGATGAGTGTTTAATGTGGTATAAACAGAATGCAGATGGTGATTGTCAAAATACTTGGATAGTTTGCACATCAAGGCATCTGGAGATACTTCAACATGCTTAAGATGGTAGAGACCATGCTTCATTTCACCCAATCCAATCGTCGTCCATGACATGAGGTCCTGCAGAAAACAAGCAGTGGAAAGGAAgacaaaacaacaagaaacattTCTGGTTAATGTTGGAGCCGAAAGAAGgttgaaagtaaaaaaaggaACACACAAAACATTCTCAAGAGTGATCAATGTGGAGAGTTTGACTGTTCCTATGTGTGTGACTGGAACTTCTTGGCCATTTGGAAGTTTAACATTATAGGACACAGTAGCTGTTATTGCTGTAAAAAATATGGTGCTGCAGATCATATGATTTGTAGCTCCTGTGTCTATGATCCAAGGAACATTATTGTTATCAAAAGATTTGTGAGAGTAAGCAGAGAAGCAAGTTGTGATACCAGACATTGATGGTAGACTCGTAAAGTTGGCCATTGGAGAAGGTGTGGCAGCTGGACTTTGTTTTTCATGAAGCAACTGCAATATTTTTTGATACTGATGTGAGATCAAATTCATCTTGTCAACTTGAGTCTGAGGTAGATCTTCAGCTATAGTGACATTGG is part of the Populus alba chromosome 10, ASM523922v2, whole genome shotgun sequence genome and encodes:
- the LOC140956035 gene encoding cell wall / vacuolar inhibitor of fructosidase 2-like; the encoded protein is MNSLAWLPLFLLVNFLHQPTTLVGADLIQETCQKTRYPALCVKTLKSNPLSSTADVKGLVHIMLEANLANSKRTSATSVRTIVATDDFPTAIQSLEKNDLGTAKIHVSNAFDAPGNCRDTFSEVPGAQATPDLTKLNDYFEQLSVTALIMLNNLG
- the LOC140956036 gene encoding uncharacterized protein, producing MEKDAENQQIPPFTTKSTSRFHNLSDPNNPYRLDHGDTSVLGLVTDPLTTENYVTWARAMKRALRAKNKLGFVDGSITKPSDPNDPLLEAWERCNDMIVSWIHNSVSPSVKSSFILVDNAYEIWNELCERLTQQNGPRIFQLKGALANLNQGNDLVSVYYGKLKKIWDELTLHCPMPECSCGQMKMLIDRYQQDCVIQFLMGLNDTYSNVRDQIMLMDPIPQLLHEKQSPAATPSPMANFTSLPSMSGITTCFSAYSHKSFDNNNVPWIIDTGATNHMICSTIFFTAITATVSYNVKLPNGQEVPVTHIGTVKLSTLITLENDLMSWTTIGLGEMKHGLYHLKHVEVSPDALMCKLSNIERYKARLVAKGYTQEEGIDYHETFSPVAKLVTEEIYMKRPPGYTHGHPHQSKADYSLFIKQDSRSFTVLLVYVDDIIVASNSPAVVKDLKVFLNKQFKIKDLGQLRYFLGLEIARNSQGIQICQRKYALDILADFGTLGSRPSKLPMDQNLKLSKEEGNPISNATYYRQLVGKLLYLTITRPDISYSVQILSQFMDHPTDFHLAAAFKILKYIKGAPGQGLFFSSANNLDITAYCDSDWASCPDTRRYVSGFLHLPWFPL